The Desulfosporosinus acidiphilus SJ4 genome has a window encoding:
- a CDS encoding hydrogenase: protein MSSFAVSSNLLETLSGLILLSSFVLTANKRINSYIKTFRIQSFLIALAAGIMGIQSLLSEGRWDFVAVCLLIFILKVLYIPNALSKTYANVRYKVEKDFILNIPILVLLCSGLVVFTYFTLTGVDGISQNALNIQLVNSVSVIWIGLLFMISRKKAIGQIIGFLVIENGLYITAMFSTQGMPFIVDVGIFIDLLTFVLIMGVMTFRINEKFDSIDTDQLNNLKG, encoded by the coding sequence ATGTCTAGTTTTGCAGTTAGTTCTAATCTTCTGGAAACCTTATCGGGCCTGATATTATTGTCTTCCTTTGTTCTAACGGCGAATAAAAGAATCAATTCCTATATTAAAACCTTCAGGATTCAGTCGTTCCTGATAGCACTGGCCGCCGGGATTATGGGGATCCAAAGTTTGCTGAGCGAGGGGCGTTGGGATTTTGTGGCAGTATGTTTGCTGATCTTTATCCTTAAAGTCTTATATATTCCCAACGCTTTGAGCAAAACTTACGCCAATGTCCGATACAAAGTTGAAAAAGACTTTATTTTAAATATTCCTATTCTAGTCTTGCTGTGCAGCGGACTTGTTGTGTTTACCTACTTCACTTTGACGGGGGTTGACGGGATAAGCCAAAATGCTCTTAACATACAGCTTGTCAACTCGGTCTCTGTGATTTGGATTGGTCTGTTGTTTATGATCAGCCGTAAAAAAGCCATCGGTCAGATCATAGGCTTTTTGGTCATTGAAAACGGTCTCTATATCACCGCTATGTTCTCAACTCAAGGCATGCCATTTATCGTTGACGTGGGGATATTTATTGACCTTCTTACGTTTGTGCTGATTATGGGTGTGATGACGTTTCGCATCAATGAAAAGTTCGATTCCATTGATACAGATCAACTGAATAACTTGAAAGGATAA
- a CDS encoding carboxymuconolactone decarboxylase family protein, whose protein sequence is MSLPMYLKFLESNDPDFAQAIEKVFASAMTPGALDQKTKLLIALALDAAHGAGQGVTSIANQLRAQGTSDAEIAEALRIAYFAFGNSILTTSSAAFAKKDS, encoded by the coding sequence ATGTCACTACCTATGTATTTAAAGTTCTTAGAAAGCAATGATCCGGACTTTGCTCAAGCCATCGAAAAGGTTTTTGCCTCTGCCATGACACCGGGAGCTTTAGATCAAAAGACTAAACTGTTGATTGCCCTCGCATTAGATGCCGCTCACGGGGCCGGTCAAGGAGTGACATCGATTGCCAATCAATTAAGGGCCCAAGGTACCAGCGATGCGGAAATTGCTGAGGCTCTGCGAATTGCCTACTTCGCTTTTGGCAATTCTATATTGACAACATCCTCAGCCGCCTTTGCTAAGAAAGATTCCTAA
- a CDS encoding TetR/AcrR family transcriptional regulator: METKKKLMDSAFKLFAYKGNGFSLSEVASEVGIQKASIYAHFASKEELLYAVIDQEINQYFFEINEHYRDLKTLFSMTLNYYDKSQAKLYFWKRLLLFPPKAFTQTLIAKIHVLSEERFQMVKDIICAYMKEGIIRNQDPETVAISYMAMIHGILSSIIIYQAENVTIHFEDIWENFWKGIC, from the coding sequence ATGGAAACAAAGAAAAAACTTATGGATTCCGCCTTTAAATTGTTTGCTTATAAAGGGAACGGTTTTTCCCTTAGCGAAGTGGCAAGTGAAGTTGGAATACAAAAGGCCTCGATATATGCTCATTTTGCCAGTAAAGAAGAGCTGCTGTATGCGGTGATTGATCAAGAGATCAATCAATATTTTTTTGAAATTAATGAGCATTATAGAGATCTAAAAACTCTGTTTTCTATGACTTTGAATTATTATGACAAATCACAAGCTAAATTGTATTTTTGGAAAAGGCTGTTACTGTTTCCGCCAAAAGCTTTTACTCAAACGTTGATCGCCAAAATACACGTTTTATCTGAGGAACGATTCCAAATGGTCAAAGATATTATCTGTGCCTATATGAAGGAGGGGATTATTCGCAATCAAGATCCGGAAACGGTGGCTATTTCTTATATGGCCATGATTCATGGAATCTTATCAAGCATCATTATCTATCAAGCTGAAAATGTTACGATCCATTTTGAAGACATCTGGGAAAATTTTTGGAAGGGAATTTGCTAA
- a CDS encoding proton-conducting transporter membrane subunit codes for MELFLRNLLVTSISLYVLGAALAIVNLFSKRQKNGSAGNIISMIINGICIVASGLGAAASLAKILLLANSLKLLSIPSVIPFMTLDMNLDNLSAFFVLALSVLVFCVSIYSIGYLSQYKGKRNIGLFNFLYTTFILSMICVLTSANTVFFYISWEAMSLLSYFLVVFESEKEENTKAGTLYIVMTHIATALLLIGFIIIYSYTKSFALSANTLAVPGMAKNIVFVLFLIGFGTKAGIIPLHIWLPHAHPAAPSNVSALMSGIMIKTAIYGLVRFVLCYLGIQNTWWGIVILILGILSAVLGVAYTSMEHNIKRLLAFCSVENIGIILIGLGVSFIAFALHHQIVGGLALTAALLHTFNHTLFKGGLFLGAGAIQYATHTKNIEDLGGLIKTMPLTALFVLCFSLAISAIVPFNGFVSEWLTYQSLFATILPEHIGLNFLAVLAVAALALTGALAAAAFVKLFGISFLGSPRTEQAAKAQDVPATMTIGMGILAALCLGIGLFPLTMIKLLDKVIFSLGGGSIYGQLRGGFLLAYYPLTISVNSISPFVFILALGAIILLALIVIRIVGGKYSEGRYGTWDCGFEALNSRMQYSATGFSKPIMIVFRALFRPIRKTISEGDSQYHPESIMYSTTVTSIFEDYLYEPLYRALLKFSKRTKFRVQTGSIHNYLFYIFALVLLLMLYNRIA; via the coding sequence ATGGAGTTATTTCTGCGTAATTTGTTAGTGACGTCCATTTCACTTTATGTCTTGGGTGCTGCTTTGGCTATCGTTAATCTCTTCAGCAAACGACAAAAAAACGGCAGTGCGGGCAATATCATCAGCATGATCATTAATGGCATCTGTATTGTTGCTTCCGGTCTTGGAGCAGCCGCATCCCTTGCTAAAATTCTATTGTTAGCGAATTCACTTAAACTTCTTAGCATACCATCTGTCATCCCGTTTATGACTCTAGATATGAACCTCGACAACCTGTCGGCGTTCTTTGTCTTAGCCCTATCTGTCCTGGTATTCTGTGTATCCATATATTCTATCGGCTATCTTTCACAATACAAGGGGAAAAGAAATATAGGACTATTTAATTTCTTGTATACAACGTTTATTCTCTCGATGATTTGTGTCCTGACTTCAGCCAATACAGTATTCTTCTATATATCTTGGGAAGCCATGTCTTTGCTTTCCTACTTTTTGGTGGTTTTCGAGTCAGAGAAAGAGGAAAACACAAAAGCAGGAACCCTGTACATTGTCATGACCCACATAGCCACAGCACTGCTCCTCATTGGGTTTATTATCATATATAGTTATACAAAGTCCTTTGCTTTAAGTGCCAACACTTTGGCTGTTCCTGGGATGGCCAAAAATATTGTGTTTGTACTCTTCTTGATCGGTTTTGGAACGAAGGCCGGTATTATACCTCTGCACATTTGGCTGCCTCACGCCCACCCTGCGGCACCCAGCAATGTTTCGGCACTAATGTCGGGCATCATGATTAAGACAGCAATTTATGGACTGGTTCGTTTTGTACTTTGTTATCTGGGCATCCAGAATACCTGGTGGGGGATTGTGATCTTAATTCTTGGCATTCTGTCTGCTGTTCTCGGCGTTGCCTATACTTCGATGGAGCATAACATTAAGCGCCTTTTGGCCTTTTGCAGTGTGGAAAATATCGGGATTATCCTGATTGGCTTAGGTGTTTCTTTTATTGCCTTTGCCCTGCATCATCAAATTGTCGGCGGGTTAGCTCTGACGGCTGCTCTTTTGCATACCTTCAACCATACGTTATTTAAAGGCGGTCTGTTTCTCGGTGCAGGAGCTATTCAATACGCAACCCATACTAAAAATATTGAAGATTTAGGCGGCCTCATTAAAACAATGCCTCTTACGGCCTTGTTTGTTCTTTGTTTTTCTCTGGCAATATCGGCCATCGTTCCTTTTAATGGTTTTGTCAGTGAATGGCTTACCTATCAGTCCCTGTTTGCCACTATTCTACCTGAACATATCGGACTGAATTTCTTAGCTGTTTTAGCTGTCGCAGCACTTGCTCTGACAGGGGCTCTAGCTGCGGCTGCCTTTGTGAAACTTTTCGGCATATCTTTTTTAGGTTCGCCCAGAACTGAGCAAGCAGCCAAAGCCCAAGATGTTCCGGCAACGATGACGATAGGGATGGGGATACTCGCTGCCCTCTGCCTGGGCATTGGCCTTTTTCCTTTAACGATGATTAAGCTTTTGGACAAGGTCATTTTCAGTTTAGGCGGCGGTTCCATCTACGGTCAGCTGCGGGGAGGGTTTTTGCTGGCCTATTACCCCTTAACAATTTCAGTAAACAGCATATCCCCCTTTGTTTTTATCCTCGCTTTAGGTGCCATCATTCTGCTTGCACTGATCGTGATTAGAATTGTTGGCGGAAAATACAGCGAAGGTCGATATGGGACTTGGGATTGTGGTTTTGAGGCTTTGAATTCACGGATGCAATATAGTGCTACGGGCTTTTCTAAACCGATTATGATCGTCTTTAGGGCATTATTCAGACCGATTCGAAAAACTATAAGTGAAGGAGATTCGCAGTATCATCCGGAATCGATCATGTATTCCACGACGGTTACTTCAATTTTTGAAGATTACCTTTATGAGCCTCTATATCGGGCACTTCTCAAGTTTTCCAAGAGAACAAAGTTTAGAGTTCAGACCGGCAGCATTCATAACTATCTCTTCTATATTTTTGCGCTGGTCTTGTTGTTAATGCTATATAACCGTATTGCTTAA
- a CDS encoding respiratory chain complex I subunit 1 family protein, translating to MNSIVYLLVQLLVILLAAPFVNGVIKKVKALSQKRKGASVFQMYFDLHKLIKKKAVVSDVSSWVFKVTPYIVFATALAAALLVPVSTKILPPQIPGDFLMLVSILALGRFFLMIAALDTASTFGGMGSSREALISSLFEPSILVSMFTVALISQSTSLPQIMETVQTVGIPLAHPVYIMVGLALLIIILAETCRIPVDDPATHLELTMVHEAMILEYSGRHLALLEYGAAVKQLVFMTLFVNILIPQDQLIGLIGFGGLILSLLIYLLKVILLALLLGIIEVNTVKLKLFSIPNLAALSFILAFLGVLQFLILGGKHV from the coding sequence ATGAACAGTATCGTTTACCTCTTGGTTCAATTATTGGTTATTCTACTAGCCGCGCCTTTCGTGAACGGAGTCATCAAAAAGGTTAAGGCTTTGAGCCAGAAAAGAAAAGGTGCTTCAGTTTTTCAGATGTATTTTGATTTGCACAAGCTTATTAAAAAGAAAGCTGTCGTCTCGGATGTATCTTCATGGGTTTTTAAAGTAACTCCCTATATTGTCTTTGCCACAGCTTTAGCCGCTGCTTTACTTGTTCCCGTATCGACGAAGATTCTGCCGCCTCAAATCCCGGGTGACTTCCTTATGCTTGTTTCCATCCTGGCTCTTGGCAGATTTTTCCTGATGATTGCGGCTTTAGACACGGCAAGTACGTTTGGCGGAATGGGGAGCAGCAGGGAGGCCCTGATTTCTTCGCTCTTTGAACCGTCTATCCTCGTTTCTATGTTTACCGTTGCCCTTATTTCCCAATCAACATCGCTGCCTCAGATCATGGAAACAGTGCAGACCGTTGGTATCCCCTTAGCCCATCCGGTGTATATCATGGTTGGCCTGGCCTTGTTAATTATCATCCTGGCGGAGACTTGCCGCATACCCGTTGATGATCCGGCAACCCATCTGGAATTAACCATGGTTCATGAGGCCATGATTCTGGAGTATTCCGGGAGACATTTGGCTTTGCTGGAATACGGTGCTGCGGTAAAGCAACTTGTTTTTATGACCTTGTTTGTGAACATTTTAATTCCTCAAGATCAGCTGATTGGTCTCATAGGTTTTGGCGGTCTGATCCTTTCGCTTCTTATTTATTTGCTAAAGGTCATTCTGCTGGCTTTGCTCTTGGGAATTATTGAGGTCAATACGGTAAAATTAAAGCTTTTCAGTATTCCTAATCTGGCGGCCTTATCGTTTATTCTTGCATTTTTAGGCGTTTTACAGTTTTTGATCCTGGGAGGTAAGCATGTCTAG